In Bacillus rossius redtenbacheri isolate Brsri chromosome 9 unlocalized genomic scaffold, Brsri_v3 Brsri_v3_scf9_2, whole genome shotgun sequence, one DNA window encodes the following:
- the LOC134542953 gene encoding uncharacterized protein LOC134542953, translated as MEFPKRLHCGVLLLFASLLAGSSSGAHECARECVEGAPPMTCRYTFAVEWYVTMSKACYDCRTNVSDCFRPDCVPADGYSRPVVVVNRQMPGPTIEVCQGDYVVVDVENHMMEESTTIHWHGHHQRGTPYMDGVPYVTQCPIPPKSAFRYQYYATTSGTHFWHSHSGCQRADGAFGGFVVRVPKSWDPHTALYDRDLPEHLVQILDWVPEMGVHKFVDHHHGLEDNKPRNILVNGLGRNVSLPAVLEDPWGVDDTSQPTATFVVQQGLRYRFRLINAGFLNVPIQMSVDNHTMTVISSDGMDIEPVEVDSLVSYVGERFDVVLTANQSVGSYWVRFRGLMDGDERFTSVHQVAILRYEGAPLEDPPGDVGYDEARRDGLVLNELNVGTEGSDGTVSMPELTSLQPDDESLKPEADFTFYLAYDFYPVDNPHFFHTPYYGFGDAGSHTYTPQFNHISMKLPPFPLLSQRDLLAPDMFCNSSTVGNCTAEFCECLHVLAVPLGAVVELIFVDEGVPYDANHPFHLHGHAFRVVAMERLGNSTTVDEVKALDAAGLLHRNLHRAPYKDTVTVPDGGYTAVRLHATNPGYWLLHCHIEFHVEIGMAVVLKVGEDSDMEPVPRDFPRCNSWLPDREDLDDAPTSAPTTADAVLNYSEGYDGDEVPSIVSLTHWLPALVSPPAPGTASSGRPQLGLLCAAALAWLLR; from the exons ATGGAGTTTCCGAAGAGGCTGCACTGCGGCGTCTTGCTGCTGTTCGCGTCCCTCCTGGCGG GCAGCAGCAGCGGCGCCCACGAGTGCGCGCGCGAGTGCGTGGAAGGAGCTCCGCCCATGACCTGCCGCTACACCTTCGCCGTGGAGTGGTACGTGACCATGAGCAAGGCCTGCTACGACTGCCGCACCAACGTCAGCGACTGCTTCCGGCCCGACTGCGTGCCGGCCGACGGATACAGCCGCCCCGTGGTCGTCGTCAACCGCCAGATGCCTGGCCCCACCATCGAG GTGTGCCAGGGAGACTACGTGGTCGTGGACGTGGAGAACCACATGATGGAGGAGAGCACCACGATTCACTGGCATGGGCATCACCAGCGAGGCACGCCCTACATGGATGGCGTGCCCTACGTCACGCAGTGCCCAATCCCGCCCAAGTCCGCCTTCCGCTACCAGTACTACGCCACCACGAGCGGCACGCACTTCTGGCACTCGCACTCCG GCTGCCAGAGGGCGGACGGCGCGTTCGGCGGCTTCGTGGTGCGCGTGCCCAAGTCCTGGGACCCGCACACCGCCCTCTACGACCGCGACTTGCCGGAGCACCTGGTGCAGATACTGGACTGGGTGCCTGAGATGGGAGTGCACAAGTTCGTTGACCACCACCACGGCCTCGAAGACAACAAGCCTCGCAACATCCTCGTCAACGGCCTGGGCAGGAACGTGTCGCTGCCGGCCGTGCTGGAGGACCCGTGGGGCGTGGACGACACCAGCCAGCCCACCGCCACCTTCGTCGTCCAACAG GGTTTACGTTACCGGTTCCGACTGATCAACGCAGGGTTTCTGAACGTGCCCATCCAGATGTCTGTGGACAATCACACCATGACTGTCATCAGCAGCGACGGGATGGACATCGAGCCAGTTGAAG TGGACTCGCTGGTGAGCTACGTGGGCGAGCGGTTCGACGTGGTGCTGACGGCCAACCAGAGCGTGGGCAGCTACTGGGTGCGCTTCCGCGGCCTCATGGACGGCGACGAGCGCTTCACGAGCGTGCACCAGGTGGCGATCCTGCGCTACGAGGGCGCCCCTCTGGAGGACCCGCCCGGCGACGTGGGCTACGACGAGGCGCGCCGCGACGGCCTG GTGCTGAACGAGCTGAACGTGGGCACCGAGGGCAGTGATGGGACCGTCTCCATGCCCGAGCTGACCTCCCTCCAGCCGGACGACGAGAGCCTCAAGCCCGAGGCAGACTTCACCTTCTACCTCGCCTACGACTTCTACCCCGTCGACAACCCGCACTTCTTCCACACGCCCTACTATGGCTTCGGGGATG CGGGCAGCCACACGTACACGCCCCAGTTCAACCACATCTCCATGAAGCTCCCTCCGTTCCCGCTGCTGTCCCAGCGCGACCTCCTGGCGCCCGACATGTTCTGCAACTCGTCCACCGTCGGCAACTGCACGGCCGAGTTCTGCGAGTGCCTGCACGTGCTGGCCGTGCCGCTGGGCGCCGTCGTCGAGCTCATCTTCGTCGACGAGG GGGTGCCGTACGACGCCAACCACCCGTTCCACCTGCACGGGCATGCGTTCCGCGTGGTGGCCATGGAGCGGCTGGGCAACTCCACCACCGTGGACGAGGTGAAGGCACTGGATGCGGCGGGGCTGCTACACCGCAACCTGCACCGGGCACCGTACAAGGACACCGTCACCGTTCCCGACGGCGGCTACACGGCCGTGCGCCTGCACGCCACCAACCCAG GTTACTGGCTGCTGCACTGCCACATCGAGTTCCACGTGGAGATCGGCATGGCGGTGGTGCTGAAGGTCGGCGAGGACTCGGACATGGAGCCCGTGCCGCGGGACTTCCCGCGCTGCAACAGCTGGCTGCCGGACCGTGAGGACCTGGACGACGCGCCGACGAGTGCTCCCACTACCGCTGACGCCGTGTTAAATTACTCGGAGGGCTACGACGGCGACGAGGTGCCGTCCATCGTGTCGCTGACCCACTGGCTGCCGGCGCTCGTCAGCCCGCCCGCCCCGGGCACGGCGTCCTCCGGTCGGCCGCAGCTCGGCCTGCTGTGCGCGGCGGCGCTGGCCTGGCTGCTGCGGTGA